A window of the Schlesneria paludicola DSM 18645 genome harbors these coding sequences:
- a CDS encoding PPC domain-containing protein codes for MFKLTSLTFWVRGIAVVSLNLIGLTAADAQLAPEIGYIHPAGVQAGTTTEVTLGGYDWTPDMQIFSHDRRVKLELIGPPTPVLISEPPYWFGAKARGYAWPLPREFRARLTVAPDVPSGFVRWQVANANGVSPLGLLHVGSIPEVQEFPHSDGPQFLERLPVTVSGKIQRIEDVDRYRIHPPSAGPITVELLARQLTSPTNPMALHGIFRVHDDAGRCVVDAAATEGLDLRTTFAAEADRDYILSLHDLDFAGDRSYVYRLVITPGPAVAAAYPAAGRRGETLTVQFVGWGIATGKAQLESVTREITFPSDPSAESVEYVLETPFGNAKPYSFGLSQSLELVEGVPFTDLPAAMTGKLDIRYGSDTYPVSFRKGDVWQIRGMSRTAGLPLDIELRLLTPDGKELLTADDLPGTTDAELLFTVPEDGIYQLVVSDRSGRSGNDAAAYRVSIERPQPSYSIIMPDLLSIPLGTSTKLPVTATRHHGFVGPITIEIQGLVEAITVSSPLLIAEDKNELAIELACSMDAAASASLVTVTATSSTKDTTNTRLIKTLVVATTMKPRIKITPEGLDDVSKVHRGSTHLFPLLIERLEGFTGEITLEMTAKQQRHRQGLASEELVVGPSINRVEYPIFVPEWMETTKTSRMILNGAAQVADPKGNLRTLLQRMELRLGMLPEGALMKLAHSLGEYHVQLGHDLVIPLNVSRAAELQESIVIEAILSESQTGRIATTPISLAPHETSASMKLHFENDAALVGETSVLIRATARQRGKWLVKSETTVPIEIRK; via the coding sequence TTGTTCAAGTTGACATCGTTGACGTTCTGGGTTCGCGGTATCGCGGTCGTCAGCCTGAACCTCATTGGCCTGACGGCGGCTGACGCACAACTCGCACCCGAAATCGGCTACATCCATCCTGCCGGAGTTCAAGCTGGCACAACAACTGAGGTCACGCTCGGGGGATATGATTGGACGCCCGACATGCAGATTTTCTCGCATGACCGGCGCGTGAAACTGGAACTGATCGGACCACCGACACCCGTGCTCATCTCAGAGCCACCCTACTGGTTTGGTGCCAAGGCACGGGGTTACGCATGGCCCCTGCCGCGAGAATTCCGCGCTCGCCTGACGGTGGCTCCAGATGTCCCATCAGGGTTCGTTCGCTGGCAAGTCGCCAATGCAAACGGCGTGTCGCCTCTCGGACTCTTACACGTCGGTTCGATTCCGGAAGTGCAAGAATTTCCGCACTCTGACGGGCCTCAATTTCTTGAGCGACTTCCGGTAACGGTCTCCGGAAAAATTCAACGTATCGAAGATGTCGATCGGTATCGGATTCATCCGCCCAGCGCCGGGCCAATCACGGTTGAACTGCTGGCACGTCAGCTGACGTCGCCGACAAATCCAATGGCCCTGCATGGCATTTTTCGCGTCCATGATGATGCTGGTCGATGCGTCGTCGACGCGGCCGCCACCGAAGGACTGGATCTCCGCACGACATTTGCGGCAGAGGCGGATCGTGACTACATCCTGTCATTGCATGATCTCGATTTTGCGGGAGATCGGTCCTATGTCTATCGCCTGGTGATTACGCCCGGCCCCGCTGTCGCGGCGGCCTACCCTGCCGCAGGTCGACGAGGCGAGACGCTAACCGTTCAGTTTGTGGGATGGGGAATCGCCACTGGGAAAGCTCAGCTCGAATCTGTCACGCGCGAGATCACATTTCCCTCAGATCCAAGTGCCGAATCGGTTGAGTATGTTCTGGAGACGCCATTCGGTAACGCCAAGCCGTATTCGTTCGGCTTGAGCCAGTCCTTGGAATTGGTCGAGGGCGTTCCATTCACCGACTTGCCTGCCGCCATGACCGGCAAACTGGACATCCGATATGGTTCGGATACTTATCCCGTTTCATTTCGAAAAGGAGATGTCTGGCAGATTCGTGGCATGTCTCGCACGGCAGGTCTTCCACTCGACATCGAATTGCGATTGCTCACTCCTGACGGAAAAGAACTTCTCACCGCGGATGATTTACCAGGCACGACAGACGCCGAGTTGCTGTTCACAGTTCCTGAAGATGGAATCTATCAACTGGTCGTCTCTGATCGCTCAGGCCGCAGTGGCAATGACGCCGCAGCATATCGCGTCAGCATCGAACGTCCGCAGCCGAGTTACTCGATCATCATGCCGGATCTTCTCAGCATCCCGCTCGGCACGTCTACAAAGCTACCCGTCACTGCGACACGTCATCATGGTTTCGTGGGCCCGATCACGATCGAGATTCAAGGTCTTGTCGAAGCCATCACCGTTTCATCGCCGCTGTTGATTGCTGAAGACAAGAACGAACTGGCAATCGAGTTGGCGTGTAGCATGGATGCGGCCGCATCCGCCAGCCTTGTCACCGTCACTGCCACCTCCAGTACCAAGGACACAACAAACACACGATTGATCAAGACTCTGGTTGTGGCGACGACCATGAAGCCACGAATCAAGATCACTCCAGAGGGACTTGACGATGTCAGCAAGGTCCATCGCGGCAGCACGCACCTCTTTCCCCTTCTGATTGAGCGACTTGAGGGTTTCACTGGCGAGATCACGCTCGAGATGACCGCCAAACAACAGCGACATCGGCAGGGACTTGCCAGCGAGGAATTAGTCGTCGGCCCCTCGATCAATCGTGTGGAGTATCCCATCTTCGTACCAGAATGGATGGAAACGACGAAGACGAGCCGGATGATTCTGAACGGTGCCGCTCAAGTCGCCGACCCGAAGGGGAATCTCCGCACGCTGCTTCAGCGAATGGAACTACGCCTCGGCATGTTGCCCGAAGGTGCCCTCATGAAATTGGCCCACAGTCTTGGCGAGTATCACGTGCAACTCGGTCACGATCTTGTGATTCCGCTGAACGTTTCTCGCGCCGCAGAACTGCAAGAGTCGATTGTCATCGAAGCAATTCTCAGTGAATCGCAAACGGGTCGCATCGCGACGACGCCGATATCTCTCGCGCCGCACGAAACATCGGCATCGATGAAACTTCATTTTGAAAACGACGCCGCGCTTGTTGGCGAAACGTCCGTTCTGATTCGCGCAACGGCCAGACAGCGCGGCAAATGGCTCGTCAAATCGGAAACCACTGTGCCGATTGAGATCAGAAAATAG
- a CDS encoding DUF1501 domain-containing protein has translation MFFNRRQMLAQTGTGLGLLGLHTLFADASLGSAAPQVISPLAPRQPHFPARAKHIIHIYLNGGPSQVDTFDPKPMLAKYDGQPLPTDNKLTTERHTGAAMASPFKFAKYGECGMEVSEIFAKTAQHVDDICFIRSMHANTPNHEQSMRLMNCGDERLSRPSLGAWTTYGLGTENANLPGFIAMCPGLPVADVSNWRAAFLPGVYQGTHLDTRKTQVEELIEHIANHAVTRRDQRRQLDLLQQINRQHQASRTDEPELEARIQAFELAYRMQMEATDAFDLSQEPKHVLDAYGSGVHGRQLLLARRLIERGVRVVQLYHGDVQPWDSHNDLANGHRNLANECDGPIAALLTDLKQRGLFEETLVICGGEFGRTPAVELVNGKSGGGRDHNHWGFTVWMAGGGVKGGTVYGATDDFGYRAVKDPVHVHDLHATILHLLGFDHTKLTFRHAGRDFRLTDVHGNVVREVLA, from the coding sequence ATGTTTTTCAATCGCCGCCAGATGCTGGCACAGACGGGAACCGGTTTGGGGTTACTTGGTCTGCACACACTGTTTGCTGACGCAAGTCTAGGCTCTGCTGCACCGCAGGTGATCTCACCCCTCGCGCCGCGACAGCCTCATTTTCCGGCACGCGCCAAGCACATCATTCACATCTATCTGAACGGCGGCCCATCGCAGGTGGATACCTTCGATCCCAAGCCGATGCTGGCCAAATACGACGGGCAACCGTTGCCGACGGACAATAAGTTGACGACCGAACGGCATACGGGAGCGGCAATGGCATCTCCGTTCAAATTCGCCAAGTACGGTGAGTGCGGGATGGAGGTCAGCGAGATTTTTGCCAAGACCGCGCAGCACGTTGATGACATCTGCTTCATTCGCTCGATGCATGCCAATACGCCGAACCACGAACAATCGATGCGGTTGATGAACTGCGGGGACGAACGGCTGTCGCGTCCCAGTCTAGGGGCATGGACGACGTATGGGCTGGGAACAGAGAATGCCAATCTACCCGGGTTCATCGCGATGTGTCCTGGGCTGCCAGTCGCGGACGTTTCCAACTGGCGCGCGGCGTTTCTGCCGGGAGTGTATCAGGGCACACACCTGGACACGCGCAAGACTCAGGTTGAGGAACTGATCGAGCATATCGCCAATCATGCGGTGACCCGTCGCGATCAGCGACGTCAGCTCGATTTGTTACAGCAGATCAATCGGCAGCATCAGGCATCACGGACGGATGAACCGGAACTTGAGGCTCGCATTCAAGCGTTCGAACTTGCGTATCGCATGCAGATGGAAGCGACCGATGCATTCGATCTGTCGCAGGAACCAAAGCATGTTTTGGATGCCTACGGGAGCGGTGTGCACGGGCGACAATTGCTGCTCGCTCGAAGGCTTATCGAACGAGGCGTGCGGGTTGTGCAGCTTTACCACGGGGATGTTCAGCCGTGGGATAGTCACAATGACCTTGCGAACGGCCATCGCAATCTGGCCAACGAATGTGATGGACCGATTGCCGCGTTGCTGACCGATCTGAAGCAGCGCGGGCTGTTTGAAGAGACGTTGGTGATCTGCGGCGGCGAGTTTGGTCGGACGCCGGCCGTCGAGTTGGTCAACGGGAAGTCAGGCGGTGGACGCGATCACAACCACTGGGGATTTACTGTGTGGATGGCCGGTGGGGGTGTCAAAGGCGGCACGGTTTATGGAGCGACCGATGATTTTGGATATCGCGCGGTGAAAGATCCTGTTCATGTCCATGACCTGCATGCCACGATCCTGCATCTGCTCGGCTTCGATCATACGAAGCTCACGTTCCGGCATGCGGGCCGCGACTTCCGTCTGACGGACGTGCACGGAAACGTCGTCCGCGAAGTTCTGGCCTGA
- a CDS encoding GNAT family N-acetyltransferase → MSSFSVRRLQAVDEVQVEQLADLLVDCVEGGASVSFMDPLSRDRAVGFWRRVAHEVSAGGRAILVAADARGICGTVQLVLDLPENQPHRADLAKMLVHHRARRQGVGAALMGAAEEVARECGKTLLVLDTVTGSDAERLYARLGWIRVGEIPRYALMPRGTYCSTTLFYRNLDDAV, encoded by the coding sequence ATGTCGAGTTTTTCAGTACGGCGTTTGCAAGCGGTTGATGAGGTGCAAGTTGAGCAGCTTGCCGATCTGCTTGTGGACTGCGTTGAAGGCGGCGCCTCGGTCAGTTTCATGGACCCGTTGTCACGTGATCGGGCAGTGGGATTCTGGCGGCGAGTGGCACACGAGGTGTCCGCTGGCGGCCGTGCGATTCTGGTGGCCGCAGATGCGCGGGGCATCTGCGGTACGGTGCAGCTTGTGCTTGACCTTCCGGAGAACCAACCTCATCGCGCCGATCTCGCGAAGATGCTGGTCCATCATCGCGCACGCCGACAGGGGGTGGGGGCGGCGCTGATGGGGGCTGCGGAAGAGGTGGCGCGAGAATGCGGTAAGACACTGCTGGTGCTCGATACAGTCACTGGAAGTGATGCCGAACGGCTTTATGCGCGACTTGGTTGGATCCGCGTGGGTGAGATTCCTCGTTATGCACTGATGCCTCGTGGAACTTACTGCAGTACGACGTTGTTCTATCGCAACCTCGACGACGCGGTTTGA
- a CDS encoding helix-turn-helix domain-containing protein, protein MGDVTDNLDQRIAERIRGLRTAQALSLEALSSKSGVSRSMISLIERGESSPTAVVLEKLAVGLNVPLASLFDPVSTESLTREPVARRQAQTEWKDPASGYVRRNVSPPGISQPMQIVDVLFPAGQRVVFESGMRDVCVYQQIWVLEGSIDITVGDERHRLHEGDCLAMQVDRPTIFQNPTRKRARYAVVVASDALTWRR, encoded by the coding sequence ATGGGAGACGTCACGGACAACCTTGATCAACGGATTGCCGAGCGAATTCGCGGACTGCGAACGGCACAGGCTCTTTCTCTGGAAGCACTTTCCAGCAAGAGTGGCGTGAGTCGTTCCATGATTTCGCTAATCGAGCGAGGAGAGAGCAGTCCGACGGCCGTGGTACTCGAGAAACTTGCGGTGGGTTTGAACGTTCCACTGGCGTCTCTATTCGATCCCGTCAGTACCGAGTCATTGACGCGAGAACCGGTGGCGCGTCGGCAAGCTCAGACCGAGTGGAAAGATCCCGCATCGGGCTACGTACGGCGGAATGTTTCACCACCCGGCATATCGCAACCGATGCAGATCGTTGATGTTCTGTTTCCGGCAGGCCAACGCGTGGTCTTCGAGTCCGGTATGCGTGATGTTTGCGTGTACCAGCAGATTTGGGTACTGGAAGGTTCGATCGACATCACCGTCGGTGACGAGCGTCATCGATTGCACGAAGGAGATTGCCTGGCGATGCAAGTGGATCGTCCAACGATCTTTCAGAATCCGACTCGGAAACGCGCACGGTATGCCGTGGTGGTCGCTTCGGATGCTCTCACGTGGAGACGATAG
- a CDS encoding DUF1501 domain-containing protein — MLNIPFGPALGSYCDKLSRRQMLRVGSTGLFGGLTLPQLLHGQDASPTSRPAKATSCIFIFLEGGPPQQDMWDPKPEAPSEIRGPFQTIPTKTPGVFFSEHCRECAKISDKFTVVRSHSHADNGHSTGYYYVMTGRKPTFPDGENPIPTNDVFPSLGAFVGKELGSNGRVPAYINMPHPMSAGGPGFLGAEYAPFVIEADPSQPDFEVKDLGRVNGLSNRRVELRQQLLAGLEQERQRIGRAAAMSTYYSKAYNLISSPEARKAFDIQSEPTPIRESYGMTQIGQCALLGRRMVEAGCRFVGIDAPGWDVHFNCFPSLSGDLIPPTDRAFAALIKDLEQRGMLDTTLVVMMGEMGRTPRINAQAGRDHWSMAQCVLFAGGGVKPGQIIGATDAQAAAPTNDPVSIPDLLRTIHTLMGIDSSKEYPDPLGRPFPLVNGGKLIPGLIA; from the coding sequence ATGTTGAACATCCCGTTCGGCCCGGCTCTCGGATCGTACTGCGACAAGCTTTCAAGGCGTCAGATGCTTCGGGTTGGCTCGACCGGCCTATTCGGTGGCCTCACGTTGCCACAACTGCTGCATGGCCAAGACGCCTCTCCAACAAGCCGGCCCGCGAAAGCCACCTCGTGTATCTTCATCTTTCTCGAGGGTGGCCCGCCCCAACAAGACATGTGGGATCCGAAACCTGAGGCCCCATCGGAAATTCGAGGCCCTTTTCAAACAATCCCGACGAAAACTCCGGGCGTCTTTTTCAGCGAGCATTGCCGCGAATGCGCGAAGATCTCAGACAAATTCACGGTCGTCCGCAGCCATTCGCACGCAGATAACGGACATTCGACGGGCTACTACTACGTCATGACGGGACGGAAGCCCACATTCCCCGACGGGGAAAATCCCATTCCCACGAACGATGTCTTTCCATCGTTGGGTGCGTTCGTTGGAAAAGAACTCGGCTCCAATGGCCGGGTTCCCGCGTATATCAACATGCCTCATCCCATGTCCGCTGGAGGACCTGGCTTTTTGGGTGCCGAGTACGCACCTTTTGTCATCGAGGCTGATCCCAGTCAGCCCGACTTTGAAGTCAAAGATCTTGGACGAGTGAATGGACTCTCGAATCGGCGCGTCGAGTTACGGCAGCAATTGCTGGCAGGGCTCGAGCAGGAACGCCAACGCATCGGACGGGCGGCCGCCATGTCAACGTACTACTCCAAAGCTTACAACCTGATCAGTTCGCCCGAGGCACGCAAGGCGTTTGACATTCAATCGGAACCAACACCGATTCGCGAATCCTATGGGATGACACAAATTGGCCAATGTGCATTGCTCGGTCGACGCATGGTCGAAGCCGGTTGTCGCTTTGTTGGAATCGACGCTCCCGGTTGGGACGTTCATTTCAATTGCTTTCCGAGTCTATCTGGAGATTTGATTCCGCCCACGGATCGTGCATTCGCCGCATTGATCAAAGATCTGGAACAGCGCGGCATGCTCGACACGACATTGGTGGTCATGATGGGCGAGATGGGACGAACTCCGCGCATCAATGCTCAGGCGGGACGCGATCACTGGTCCATGGCGCAGTGTGTCCTGTTTGCAGGTGGCGGGGTGAAGCCCGGCCAGATTATCGGTGCGACCGACGCTCAAGCCGCCGCACCAACTAACGATCCAGTGAGCATTCCCGATTTGCTCCGCACGATTCATACCTTAATGGGAATTGATTCAAGCAAAGAATATCCCGATCCGCTGGGTCGCCCCTTCCCACTGGTCAACGGCGGCAAACTGATTCCTGGGCTTATTGCATAG
- a CDS encoding DUF1549 domain-containing protein: MINCHLRAILFTICVHSVCSTLAQAQVRVTPTSITLDRPESSQQMLITEFSENGQIDRTREANYSVSNPKLARVDQNGLVYPSSEGFTELVVRQGDQKVTIPLTITGLVTPMPVSFQFDVQPILTKNRCNSGGCHGKAEGQNGFKLSLFGFDNESDYDAIVKETRGRRINFATPDSSLLLVKGTAKVPHGGGLKLDRDRSRYELLHRWIREGAPFSSTADQPVVRIEVEPAELVMQRRGTQQLRVTSVDAAGRRQCVTAAADYISNAPQIISTTPTGLMEATEVPGEAAILVRYLDQVSVCRITLPQSIPSSKRPAEKNFIDKHVGDKLVRLGIPPSDPIDDSVFLRRVSLDSIGTLPTAAEARRFLEDPDPEKRSRLIDELLARPEYADYWTMKWADILRTDKLKITPQGAVGMTRWLRSKIAANQPFDQFATDILLAQGPIQAESPAGFFKSLETPEVTARSISQLFLGVRIECAQCHHHPSERWSQDDYAGLVGFFTGVSVKKLPNGTEAIIAQAGVDQKHPRTGEPVHARALGAPRADFTGIGDRRRVFAAWMTSPENSYFAKAIVNRIWSHYFGRGLVTPIDDMRATNPSTNEPLMNALVAHLKDVKYDIKAFTKTLLASQTYQLSVAVTEANQNDNQNFSHAMPKAMAAEVLLDALCQVTNVPEKFNGWPEGFRSIQVWDNRMPSYFFRIFGRPVRASVCECERSNEPSISQALHLLNSPEIQDKISHRRGTARALATSSLSDEQIVEEIYLGTLTRFPTAKERDVLKQAFATEGITRRAAVEDIFWSVLNTKEFLYNQ; the protein is encoded by the coding sequence ATGATCAATTGCCACCTCAGAGCCATCCTTTTCACGATTTGTGTTCACTCGGTCTGTTCCACGTTGGCTCAAGCGCAAGTCCGCGTAACTCCGACGTCGATCACCCTTGATCGGCCAGAATCATCTCAGCAGATGCTGATCACGGAATTCTCTGAAAACGGACAGATTGACCGCACGCGCGAGGCGAACTACTCCGTCTCCAATCCCAAGCTCGCGCGCGTGGATCAAAATGGTTTGGTCTATCCGTCATCGGAAGGTTTCACTGAGCTTGTCGTTCGCCAGGGAGATCAGAAGGTCACGATCCCACTGACAATCACCGGGCTCGTGACGCCCATGCCTGTCTCTTTTCAATTTGACGTTCAACCAATTCTGACGAAAAATCGCTGCAATTCGGGCGGCTGTCACGGCAAAGCAGAAGGGCAGAACGGCTTCAAGCTAAGCCTGTTCGGCTTCGATAATGAGTCTGATTACGACGCAATCGTCAAAGAAACGCGTGGTCGCAGAATCAATTTCGCAACTCCTGACTCAAGCCTGCTCCTTGTCAAGGGAACGGCGAAAGTCCCACATGGCGGTGGCTTAAAACTGGATCGAGATCGCTCTCGATATGAACTGCTGCATCGTTGGATCAGAGAGGGCGCCCCATTTTCATCGACGGCCGATCAACCCGTCGTTCGAATCGAAGTCGAGCCTGCCGAGCTTGTCATGCAGAGGAGAGGTACACAACAACTGCGCGTGACATCGGTTGATGCCGCCGGACGACGGCAGTGCGTGACCGCCGCGGCCGATTACATTTCCAACGCACCACAGATTATTTCCACAACACCGACCGGATTGATGGAAGCGACTGAAGTGCCTGGCGAAGCGGCGATTCTCGTTCGCTATCTCGATCAAGTCAGTGTTTGTCGGATCACGTTGCCCCAATCCATACCGTCATCAAAGCGGCCCGCAGAAAAGAACTTCATCGACAAGCACGTGGGAGACAAGCTTGTCCGTCTCGGCATTCCTCCCAGTGATCCAATTGACGATTCCGTGTTCTTGCGTCGCGTATCGCTCGACTCGATCGGCACGCTGCCGACCGCGGCAGAAGCACGTCGATTCCTGGAGGATCCAGATCCCGAAAAGCGAAGTCGTCTGATCGACGAACTGCTTGCGCGTCCCGAGTACGCGGACTACTGGACCATGAAATGGGCCGACATCCTGCGGACCGACAAGCTGAAGATCACACCGCAAGGCGCTGTGGGAATGACGCGTTGGCTGCGTTCGAAGATCGCCGCCAATCAGCCCTTCGATCAGTTCGCCACCGACATCTTGCTCGCTCAGGGACCGATCCAGGCAGAAAGTCCGGCAGGTTTCTTTAAATCGCTCGAGACACCAGAAGTGACGGCTCGTTCCATCAGCCAGTTGTTTCTGGGAGTGAGAATTGAGTGCGCACAGTGTCATCATCATCCCAGTGAGCGATGGAGTCAGGACGACTATGCGGGTCTTGTCGGCTTCTTCACGGGTGTCTCGGTCAAGAAACTTCCGAACGGAACCGAAGCCATCATTGCCCAAGCGGGGGTCGACCAGAAACATCCCCGCACGGGAGAACCCGTTCATGCTCGTGCCCTCGGCGCACCTCGGGCCGACTTTACGGGAATTGGTGATCGACGCCGGGTGTTCGCGGCATGGATGACGAGTCCCGAAAATTCCTACTTTGCGAAGGCGATTGTCAATCGAATCTGGTCCCACTACTTCGGGCGAGGGCTCGTGACTCCCATCGACGATATGCGAGCGACGAATCCCTCAACAAATGAGCCGCTGATGAACGCGCTCGTCGCACATCTCAAGGATGTGAAGTACGACATCAAAGCGTTCACCAAAACACTGCTCGCGTCGCAGACGTATCAGCTAAGCGTGGCAGTCACAGAGGCCAATCAGAATGACAATCAGAACTTTTCACATGCGATGCCAAAAGCGATGGCGGCCGAAGTCCTGTTGGACGCGCTGTGCCAGGTGACAAACGTGCCCGAGAAATTTAATGGATGGCCTGAAGGTTTCCGCTCCATTCAGGTCTGGGACAACCGCATGCCATCCTATTTCTTTCGTATTTTTGGTCGACCGGTTCGAGCCAGCGTCTGCGAGTGCGAACGCAGCAATGAACCCAGTATTTCACAGGCATTGCACCTGCTGAATTCGCCCGAAATCCAGGACAAGATTTCACACAGACGCGGGACAGCACGTGCATTGGCGACATCGTCACTCAGCGACGAACAGATCGTCGAAGAGATTTATCTAGGCACATTGACACGTTTCCCGACTGCGAAAGAACGCGACGTTTTAAAACAGGCCTTCGCAACAGAAGGCATCACGCGACGTGCTGCGGTGGAAGACATTTTCTGGTCAGTCCTAAATACAAAAGAATTTTTGTACAACCAATGA